From the genome of Nocardia sp. NBC_01503, one region includes:
- the tyrS gene encoding tyrosine--tRNA ligase: MSTVNGDIIDELTWRGLIAQSTDLDALRAELAKGPITLYAGFDPTAASLHAGHLVPLLALKRFQRAGNRPVVLAGGATGLIGDPRDVGERTMNSTDTVAEWAGRIRSQLERFVDIDDSPTGAIIANNMDWTGPLSTVSFLRDIGKHFSVNVMLARDTVKRRLESDGMSYTEFSYMLLQANDFLQLRRNHGCTLQVGGSDQWGNIIAGVELNRRVDGAHVHALTVPLVTSADGKKFGKSTGGGSLWLDPEMTSPYAWYQYFVNTADADVVRYLRWFTFLSREELDELETATAERPHAREAQRRLAAEMTTLVHGEENTRSVQLASQALFGRGELRDLNESTLAAALTEAAVEGKVAEATSESTIVDLLVSSGLSESRAAARRAVNEGGASVNNERVSDLEWTPSESDYLHGRWLVLRRGKKNFAGVRKAD, from the coding sequence ATGAGCACAGTGAACGGCGACATCATTGATGAACTGACTTGGCGCGGATTGATCGCGCAGTCCACCGATCTGGACGCACTGCGTGCGGAGCTGGCCAAGGGGCCGATCACCCTCTATGCCGGATTCGACCCCACCGCGGCGAGCCTGCACGCCGGGCATCTGGTTCCCCTGTTGGCGCTCAAGCGTTTTCAGCGCGCGGGCAATCGCCCCGTCGTGCTCGCGGGCGGTGCCACCGGCCTCATCGGCGACCCCCGTGACGTGGGCGAACGCACCATGAACTCGACCGACACCGTGGCCGAATGGGCCGGGCGCATCCGCTCGCAGCTGGAGCGCTTCGTCGATATCGACGACTCGCCCACCGGCGCGATCATCGCGAACAATATGGATTGGACCGGCCCGCTGAGCACGGTCTCCTTCCTGCGCGATATCGGTAAGCACTTCTCGGTGAACGTCATGCTGGCTCGGGATACGGTCAAGCGCCGCCTGGAGAGCGACGGCATGTCCTACACCGAGTTCTCCTACATGCTGTTGCAGGCCAACGACTTCCTGCAGTTGCGCCGCAATCACGGCTGCACGCTGCAGGTCGGTGGTTCGGATCAGTGGGGCAACATCATCGCGGGCGTGGAGCTGAACCGCCGCGTCGACGGTGCGCACGTGCACGCCCTCACCGTTCCCCTGGTGACCTCGGCCGACGGCAAGAAGTTCGGCAAGTCCACCGGTGGCGGCAGCCTCTGGCTCGATCCCGAGATGACCAGCCCCTACGCCTGGTACCAGTACTTCGTGAATACCGCCGACGCCGATGTGGTCCGCTACCTGCGCTGGTTCACCTTCCTGTCCCGCGAGGAGCTCGACGAGCTGGAGACCGCGACCGCCGAGCGCCCGCACGCCCGCGAGGCGCAGCGCCGCCTGGCCGCGGAGATGACCACACTCGTGCACGGCGAGGAGAACACCCGCTCGGTACAGCTGGCGAGCCAGGCGCTGTTCGGCCGGGGCGAGCTCCGCGACCTGAATGAGTCGACCCTCGCCGCCGCGCTCACCGAGGCCGCGGTCGAGGGCAAGGTCGCCGAGGCCACTTCGGAATCGACGATTGTCGACCTGCTGGTATCCAGCGGTCTTTCCGAGAGTCGCGCCGCGGCACGCCGTGCTGTCAATGAGGGTGGCGCATCGGTGAACAACGAACGCGTCTCCGATCTCGAGTGGACTCCGTCGGAATCGGACTACCTGCATGGACGCTGGCTGGTCCTGCGCCGCGGTAAGAAGAACTTCGCGGGCGTCCGCAAAGCCGATTGA
- a CDS encoding FadR/GntR family transcriptional regulator produces the protein MSQVQRHPLAAQAAEVLLDRLRAGEWELGHRLPGETTLAAQLGVGRSTLREAIRELAGKGVLESRQGAGVFVTALDVAEDWDAVLRRADITAVIEARIAIEAEAAALAADRRTPADLRNILRALTARAEAGDSAEALVDADTAFHRTVIVAAHNDILLEMFNAFVPRLRRAMVEMLRIKPIANPAADQHAHEDLYVAIRARKPEAAGTASRVHLTALKVALG, from the coding sequence ATGTCCCAGGTCCAGCGGCACCCGCTAGCCGCGCAAGCCGCAGAGGTGCTACTCGATCGGCTGCGCGCGGGGGAGTGGGAGCTGGGCCACCGGCTCCCCGGCGAGACCACCCTGGCCGCTCAGCTCGGCGTCGGCCGCTCCACCCTGCGCGAGGCCATTCGCGAACTCGCGGGTAAGGGCGTGCTCGAAAGCCGCCAGGGCGCGGGCGTTTTCGTCACCGCCCTGGATGTGGCGGAGGACTGGGACGCGGTACTACGCCGTGCCGACATCACCGCCGTCATCGAGGCCCGCATAGCCATCGAGGCCGAGGCCGCCGCCCTGGCCGCCGACCGCCGCACCCCCGCGGATCTGCGAAACATCCTGCGCGCCCTCACCGCTCGCGCCGAAGCGGGCGACTCTGCGGAGGCCCTCGTCGACGCCGATACCGCCTTCCATCGCACGGTCATCGTCGCAGCGCACAATGACATCCTGCTCGAGATGTTCAATGCCTTCGTCCCGCGCCTGCGCCGCGCCATGGTGGAGATGCTGCGCATCAAACCCATCGCGAACCCGGCCGCCGACCAGCACGCGCACGAAGACCTCTATGTAGCGATCCGCGCGCGCAAGCCGGAGGCCGCCGGCACCGCCAGCCGCGTCCACCTGACCGCTCTCAAGGTCGCCCTCGGCTAG
- a CDS encoding DoxX family protein yields the protein MTAITASAQTISATTSATPGKTRNRVLWTLQIVFGLFFIIASGLPKLVGQHDAVEAFRTIGWGEWFRYFTGVVEVSGGIGLLVPRLSGPAAAGLSITTVLAALTQIFLLDAPALAPFPLILAVMFAWIAYERRASFATFTSLVKH from the coding sequence ATGACCGCCATCACCGCCTCCGCCCAGACCATCTCCGCCACCACCTCGGCCACCCCCGGCAAGACCCGCAACCGGGTGCTGTGGACCCTGCAGATCGTGTTCGGCCTCTTCTTCATCATCGCCTCGGGTCTGCCGAAGCTGGTCGGCCAGCACGACGCGGTCGAGGCATTCCGCACCATCGGCTGGGGCGAATGGTTCCGCTACTTCACCGGCGTGGTCGAGGTCTCCGGCGGTATCGGCCTGCTGGTTCCCCGCCTGAGCGGTCCGGCCGCCGCGGGTCTGTCCATCACCACCGTGCTGGCCGCCCTCACCCAGATCTTCCTGCTCGACGCCCCGGCCCTGGCCCCCTTCCCGCTGATCCTGGCGGTCATGTTCGCCTGGATCGCCTACGAGCGCCGCGCCTCCTTCGCCACCTTCACCTCGCTGGTGAAGCACTGA